In the Sarcophilus harrisii chromosome 1, mSarHar1.11, whole genome shotgun sequence genome, one interval contains:
- the AQP8 gene encoding aquaporin-8 isoform X1, whose protein sequence is MRRLSLKEMKTFPQDHTTIIPMCESKIESMKIKEKDLEVRYDLYQPHWYERYLQPCVVELLGSALFIFIGCLSVIENVEGVGRLQPALAHGLALGLTIAFLGNISGGHFNPAVSLAAMLIGGLNYMMLIPYCISQLCGGIIGAALAKAVSTEERFLNASGAAFTTIGEADQVSGAVVAETIMTLFLVLAVCMGAINEKTKSPLAPFCIGFTVTVDILAGGAISGACMNPARAFGPAVMSNYWKYQWVYWLGPLAGSVIAGILIRLLIGDQKIRLFLKHP, encoded by the exons atgaggagactgagcctcaaagaaatgaaaactttcccccaggaccacacaacta TTATCCCTATGTGTGAGTCAAAGATAGAGAGCATGAAAATCAAGGAGAAAGATCTGGAGGTCAGGTATGACTTGTATCAGCCTCACTGGTACGAACGGTACCTACAGCCCTGTGTAGTGGAGCTCCTCGGCTCGGCTCTCTTCATCTTCATCGGGTGCCTATCAGTCATTGAGAATGTTGAGGGAGTCGGACGGCTGCAGCCTGCACTGGCTCATGGGCTGGCCCTTGGGCTCACCATCGCCTTTTTGGGAAATATCAG TGGCGGTCATTTCAATCCAGCTGTCTCTTTGGCTGCGATGTTAATTGGAGGCTTGAATTATATGATGCTCATCCCCTACTGTATCTCCCAGCTGTGTGGAGGAATCATAGGAGCCGCTTTGGCCAAG GCGGTGAGCACAGAAGAAAGGTTCTTAAATGCTTCTGGGGCAGCCTTTACAACCATTGGAGAGGCTGACCAGGTGTCTGGTGCTGTCGTAGCTGAGACCATCATGACATTGTTCCTGGTCTTGGCTGTCTGTATGGGAGCCATCAATGAGAAGACCAAGAGCCCACTGGCTCCATTCTGCATTGGTTTCACTGTGACTGTGGACATCCTAGCAGG AGGGGCTATATCTGGAGCCTGCATGAATCCTGCCCGAGCTTTTGGACCTGCGGTGATGTCCAATTATTGGAAGTACCAGTGGGTTTACTGGCTGGGACCACTGGCCGGCAGTGTGATCGCGGGGATACTGATaag GTTACTCATTGGGGATCAGAAAATTCGGCTGTTTCTAAAACACCCTTGA
- the AQP8 gene encoding aquaporin-8 isoform X2, producing the protein MCESKIESMKIKEKDLEVRYDLYQPHWYERYLQPCVVELLGSALFIFIGCLSVIENVEGVGRLQPALAHGLALGLTIAFLGNISGGHFNPAVSLAAMLIGGLNYMMLIPYCISQLCGGIIGAALAKAVSTEERFLNASGAAFTTIGEADQVSGAVVAETIMTLFLVLAVCMGAINEKTKSPLAPFCIGFTVTVDILAGGAISGACMNPARAFGPAVMSNYWKYQWVYWLGPLAGSVIAGILIRLLIGDQKIRLFLKHP; encoded by the exons ATGTGTGAGTCAAAGATAGAGAGCATGAAAATCAAGGAGAAAGATCTGGAGGTCAGGTATGACTTGTATCAGCCTCACTGGTACGAACGGTACCTACAGCCCTGTGTAGTGGAGCTCCTCGGCTCGGCTCTCTTCATCTTCATCGGGTGCCTATCAGTCATTGAGAATGTTGAGGGAGTCGGACGGCTGCAGCCTGCACTGGCTCATGGGCTGGCCCTTGGGCTCACCATCGCCTTTTTGGGAAATATCAG TGGCGGTCATTTCAATCCAGCTGTCTCTTTGGCTGCGATGTTAATTGGAGGCTTGAATTATATGATGCTCATCCCCTACTGTATCTCCCAGCTGTGTGGAGGAATCATAGGAGCCGCTTTGGCCAAG GCGGTGAGCACAGAAGAAAGGTTCTTAAATGCTTCTGGGGCAGCCTTTACAACCATTGGAGAGGCTGACCAGGTGTCTGGTGCTGTCGTAGCTGAGACCATCATGACATTGTTCCTGGTCTTGGCTGTCTGTATGGGAGCCATCAATGAGAAGACCAAGAGCCCACTGGCTCCATTCTGCATTGGTTTCACTGTGACTGTGGACATCCTAGCAGG AGGGGCTATATCTGGAGCCTGCATGAATCCTGCCCGAGCTTTTGGACCTGCGGTGATGTCCAATTATTGGAAGTACCAGTGGGTTTACTGGCTGGGACCACTGGCCGGCAGTGTGATCGCGGGGATACTGATaag GTTACTCATTGGGGATCAGAAAATTCGGCTGTTTCTAAAACACCCTTGA